A window from Canis lupus baileyi chromosome 4, mCanLup2.hap1, whole genome shotgun sequence encodes these proteins:
- the FGFR4 gene encoding fibroblast growth factor receptor 4 isoform X1, producing the protein MWLLLALLGVLVEVPGAPALSLEASEEIELEPCLAPSPEQQEQELTVALGQAVRLCCGRAERGGHWYKEGSRLPPAGRVRGWRGRLEIASFLPEDAGCYLCLARGSMLVLHNVTLVVDDSLTSSNGNEDPKAHRVSRNGHIYSQQAPYWTHPQRMEKKLHAVPAGNTVKFRCPAAGNPMPTIRWLKDGQDFHGEHRIGGIRLRHQHWSLVMESVVPSDRGTYTCLVENSMGSIRYSYLLDVLERSPHRPILQAGLPANTTAVAGSDVELLCKVYSDAQPHIQWLKHIVINGSSFGADGFPYVQVLKTADINSSEVEVLYLRNVSAEDAGEYTCLAGNSIGLSYQSAWLTVLPEEDLTWTAAASEARYTDIILYVSGSLALVVLLLLAGLYRGQVLISRQPRQPATVQKLSRFPLARQFSLESGSSAKSSSSLVRGVRLSSSGPPLLSGLVSLDLPLDPLWEFPRDRLVLGKPLGEGCFGQVVRAEAFGMDPTQPDQASTVAVKMLKDNASDKDLADLVSEMEVMKLIGRHKNIINLLGVCTQEGPLYVIVECAAKGNLREFLRARRPPGPDLSPDGLRSSEGPLSFPALVSCAYQVARGMQYLESRKCIHRDLAARNVLVTEDNVMKIADFGLARGVHHIDYYKKTSNGRLPVKWMAPEALFDRVYTHQSDVWSFGILLWEIFTLGGSPYPGIPVEELFSLLREGHRMDRPPNCPPELYGLMRECWHAAPSQRPTFKQLVEALDKVLLAVSEEYLDLRLTFGPYSSAGGDASSTCSSNDSVFCHDLLPLGPSSFSFPGAQT; encoded by the exons ATGTGGCTGCTGTTGGCCCTGTTGGGGGTCCTGGTGGAGGTGCCTGGGGCTCCAGCTTTGTCCCTTGAAGCCTCTGAGGAAATAGAACTAG agccctgcctggcccccagcccagAGCAGCAAGAACAGGAGCTGACCGTGGCCCTTGGGCAGGCTGTGCGGCTATGCTGTGGGCGAGCTGAACGTGGTGGCCACTGGTACAAGGAAGGCAGTCGCCTACCACCTGCTGGCCGGGTACGAGGCTGGAGGGGCCGCTTGGAGATCGCCAGCTTCCTACCGGAGGATGCTGGCTGCTACCTCTGCCTGGCACGAGGCTCCATGCTTGTCCTGCACAATGTTACCTTGGTTGTGGATG ACTCCTTGACCTCTAGCAATGGCAACGAGGACCCTAAGGCCCACAGGGTCTCCAGGAATGGGCATATTTACTCCCAGCAAG caccctACTGGACACACCCTCAGCGCATGGAGAAGAAACTTCATGCAGTGCCTGCCGGGAACACTGTCAAGTTCCGCTGTCCAGCTGCAGGCAACCCCATGCCCACCATCCGCTGGCTGAAGGATGGACAGGACTTCCATGGGGAGCATCGCATTGGAGGCATTCGG ctgcgCCACCAGCACTGGAGCCTGGTGATGGAAAGTGTGGTGCCCTCAGACCGTGGCACATACACTTGCCTCGTGGAGAACTCTATGGGCAGCATCCGCTACAGCTACCTACTGGATGTGCTGG AGCGGTCCCCGCACCGGCCCATCCTGCAGGCGGGGCTCCCGGCCAACACCACAGCCGTGGCGGGCAGCGATGTAGAGCTGCTGTGCAAGGTGTACAGCGACGCCCAGCCCCACATCCAGTGGCTGAAGCACATCGTCATCAATGGTAGCAGTTTTGGCGCCGACGGCTTCCCCTACGTGCAAGTCCTCAAG ACAGCAGACATCAATAGCTCAGAGGTGGAGGTCCTATACCTTCGGAACGTGTCAGCTGAGGATGCAGGCGAATACACCTGCCTGGCAGGCAACTCCATTGGCCTCTCCTACCAGTCAGCCTGGCTCACAGTGCTGCCAG AGGAGGACCTCACATGGACAGCAGCAGCATCAGAGGCCAGGTATACGGACATCATTCTGTACGTGTCAGGCTCTCTGGCTTTGGTTGTCCTCCTGCTACTAGCTGGGTTGTATCGAGGGCAGGTACTCATCAGCCGGCAGCCCAGGCAGCCCGCCACCGTGCAGAAGTTGTCCCGCTTCCCTCTGGCCCGACAG TTCTCCCTGGAATCGGGTTCTTCAGCCAAATCGAGCTCATCCTTGGTGCGGGGTGTCCGTCTCTCCTCCAGTGGCCCTCCCTTGCTCTCTGGCCTTGTGAGTCTAGACCTACCTCTCGACCCACTGTGGGAGTTCCCCCGGGACAG GCTGGTGCTCGGAAAGCCACTGGGGGAGGGCTGCTTTGGGCAGGTAGTACGTGCAGAGGCCTTTGGCATGGACCCCACCCAGCCTGACCAAGCCAGCACTGTGGCTGTCAAGATGCTCAAGG ACAATGCCTCCGACAAGGACCTGGCAGACCTGGTCTCTGAGATGGAGGTGATGAAGCTGATCGGCCGACATAAGAACATTATCAATCTGCTGGGTGTCTGTACTCAGGAAG GACCCCTGTATGTGATTGTGGAGTGTGCCGCCAAGGGAAACCTTCGGGAGTTCCTGCGGGCCCGGCGTCCCCCTGGCCCCGACCTCAGCCCTGATGGGCTGAGGAGCAGTGAGGGGCCCCTCTCCTTCCCCGCCCTGGTTTCCTGTGCCTACCAGGTGGCCCGAGGCATGCAGTATCTGGAGTCGAGGAAG tgCATCCACCGGGACCTGGCTGCCCGGAACGTACTGGTGACAGAGGACAATGTGATGAAGATTGCTGACTTTGGGCTGGCCCGTGGCGTCCACCACATTGACTACTACAAGAAAACCAGCAAT GGCCGCCTGCCTGTCAAGTGGATGGCACCCGAGGCCTTATTTGACCGAGTCTACACACACCAGAGTGACGT GTGGTCGTTTGGGATCTTGCTGTGGGAGATCTTCACCCTCGGGGGCTCCCCGTACCCTGGCATCCCTGTGGAGGAGCTGTTCTCACTGCTGCGGGAGGGGCATCGGATGGACCGGCCCCCCAACTGCCCCCCAGAGCT GTATGGGCTAATGCGGGAGTGCTGGCATGCAGCACCCTCTCAGAGGCCAACTTTCAAGCAGCTGGTAGAGGCACTGGACAAGGTCCTGCTGGCCGTCTCCGAGGAG TACCTAGACCTCCGCCTGACCTTCGGACCCTACTCTTCGGCCGGTGGGGATGCCAGCAGCACCTGCTCCTCCAACGACTCTGTCTTCTGCCATGACCTCCTGCCACTGGGGCCcagctccttctccttccctgggGCGCAGACATGA
- the FGFR4 gene encoding fibroblast growth factor receptor 4 isoform X2: MWLLLALLGVLVEVPGAPALSLEASEEIELEPCLAPSPEQQEQELTVALGQAVRLCCGRAERGGHWYKEGSRLPPAGRVRGWRGRLEIASFLPEDAGCYLCLARGSMLVLHNVTLVVDDSLTSSNGNEDPKAHRVSRNGHIYSQQAPYWTHPQRMEKKLHAVPAGNTVKFRCPAAGNPMPTIRWLKDGQDFHGEHRIGGIRAGLPANTTAVAGSDVELLCKVYSDAQPHIQWLKHIVINGSSFGADGFPYVQVLKTADINSSEVEVLYLRNVSAEDAGEYTCLAGNSIGLSYQSAWLTVLPEEDLTWTAAASEARYTDIILYVSGSLALVVLLLLAGLYRGQVLISRQPRQPATVQKLSRFPLARQFSLESGSSAKSSSSLVRGVRLSSSGPPLLSGLVSLDLPLDPLWEFPRDRLVLGKPLGEGCFGQVVRAEAFGMDPTQPDQASTVAVKMLKDNASDKDLADLVSEMEVMKLIGRHKNIINLLGVCTQEGPLYVIVECAAKGNLREFLRARRPPGPDLSPDGLRSSEGPLSFPALVSCAYQVARGMQYLESRKCIHRDLAARNVLVTEDNVMKIADFGLARGVHHIDYYKKTSNGRLPVKWMAPEALFDRVYTHQSDVWSFGILLWEIFTLGGSPYPGIPVEELFSLLREGHRMDRPPNCPPELYGLMRECWHAAPSQRPTFKQLVEALDKVLLAVSEEYLDLRLTFGPYSSAGGDASSTCSSNDSVFCHDLLPLGPSSFSFPGAQT; this comes from the exons ATGTGGCTGCTGTTGGCCCTGTTGGGGGTCCTGGTGGAGGTGCCTGGGGCTCCAGCTTTGTCCCTTGAAGCCTCTGAGGAAATAGAACTAG agccctgcctggcccccagcccagAGCAGCAAGAACAGGAGCTGACCGTGGCCCTTGGGCAGGCTGTGCGGCTATGCTGTGGGCGAGCTGAACGTGGTGGCCACTGGTACAAGGAAGGCAGTCGCCTACCACCTGCTGGCCGGGTACGAGGCTGGAGGGGCCGCTTGGAGATCGCCAGCTTCCTACCGGAGGATGCTGGCTGCTACCTCTGCCTGGCACGAGGCTCCATGCTTGTCCTGCACAATGTTACCTTGGTTGTGGATG ACTCCTTGACCTCTAGCAATGGCAACGAGGACCCTAAGGCCCACAGGGTCTCCAGGAATGGGCATATTTACTCCCAGCAAG caccctACTGGACACACCCTCAGCGCATGGAGAAGAAACTTCATGCAGTGCCTGCCGGGAACACTGTCAAGTTCCGCTGTCCAGCTGCAGGCAACCCCATGCCCACCATCCGCTGGCTGAAGGATGGACAGGACTTCCATGGGGAGCATCGCATTGGAGGCATTCGG GCGGGGCTCCCGGCCAACACCACAGCCGTGGCGGGCAGCGATGTAGAGCTGCTGTGCAAGGTGTACAGCGACGCCCAGCCCCACATCCAGTGGCTGAAGCACATCGTCATCAATGGTAGCAGTTTTGGCGCCGACGGCTTCCCCTACGTGCAAGTCCTCAAG ACAGCAGACATCAATAGCTCAGAGGTGGAGGTCCTATACCTTCGGAACGTGTCAGCTGAGGATGCAGGCGAATACACCTGCCTGGCAGGCAACTCCATTGGCCTCTCCTACCAGTCAGCCTGGCTCACAGTGCTGCCAG AGGAGGACCTCACATGGACAGCAGCAGCATCAGAGGCCAGGTATACGGACATCATTCTGTACGTGTCAGGCTCTCTGGCTTTGGTTGTCCTCCTGCTACTAGCTGGGTTGTATCGAGGGCAGGTACTCATCAGCCGGCAGCCCAGGCAGCCCGCCACCGTGCAGAAGTTGTCCCGCTTCCCTCTGGCCCGACAG TTCTCCCTGGAATCGGGTTCTTCAGCCAAATCGAGCTCATCCTTGGTGCGGGGTGTCCGTCTCTCCTCCAGTGGCCCTCCCTTGCTCTCTGGCCTTGTGAGTCTAGACCTACCTCTCGACCCACTGTGGGAGTTCCCCCGGGACAG GCTGGTGCTCGGAAAGCCACTGGGGGAGGGCTGCTTTGGGCAGGTAGTACGTGCAGAGGCCTTTGGCATGGACCCCACCCAGCCTGACCAAGCCAGCACTGTGGCTGTCAAGATGCTCAAGG ACAATGCCTCCGACAAGGACCTGGCAGACCTGGTCTCTGAGATGGAGGTGATGAAGCTGATCGGCCGACATAAGAACATTATCAATCTGCTGGGTGTCTGTACTCAGGAAG GACCCCTGTATGTGATTGTGGAGTGTGCCGCCAAGGGAAACCTTCGGGAGTTCCTGCGGGCCCGGCGTCCCCCTGGCCCCGACCTCAGCCCTGATGGGCTGAGGAGCAGTGAGGGGCCCCTCTCCTTCCCCGCCCTGGTTTCCTGTGCCTACCAGGTGGCCCGAGGCATGCAGTATCTGGAGTCGAGGAAG tgCATCCACCGGGACCTGGCTGCCCGGAACGTACTGGTGACAGAGGACAATGTGATGAAGATTGCTGACTTTGGGCTGGCCCGTGGCGTCCACCACATTGACTACTACAAGAAAACCAGCAAT GGCCGCCTGCCTGTCAAGTGGATGGCACCCGAGGCCTTATTTGACCGAGTCTACACACACCAGAGTGACGT GTGGTCGTTTGGGATCTTGCTGTGGGAGATCTTCACCCTCGGGGGCTCCCCGTACCCTGGCATCCCTGTGGAGGAGCTGTTCTCACTGCTGCGGGAGGGGCATCGGATGGACCGGCCCCCCAACTGCCCCCCAGAGCT GTATGGGCTAATGCGGGAGTGCTGGCATGCAGCACCCTCTCAGAGGCCAACTTTCAAGCAGCTGGTAGAGGCACTGGACAAGGTCCTGCTGGCCGTCTCCGAGGAG TACCTAGACCTCCGCCTGACCTTCGGACCCTACTCTTCGGCCGGTGGGGATGCCAGCAGCACCTGCTCCTCCAACGACTCTGTCTTCTGCCATGACCTCCTGCCACTGGGGCCcagctccttctccttccctgggGCGCAGACATGA
- the FGFR4 gene encoding fibroblast growth factor receptor 4 isoform X3: MEKKLHAVPAGNTVKFRCPAAGNPMPTIRWLKDGQDFHGEHRIGGIRLRHQHWSLVMESVVPSDRGTYTCLVENSMGSIRYSYLLDVLERSPHRPILQAGLPANTTAVAGSDVELLCKVYSDAQPHIQWLKHIVINGSSFGADGFPYVQVLKTADINSSEVEVLYLRNVSAEDAGEYTCLAGNSIGLSYQSAWLTVLPEEDLTWTAAASEARYTDIILYVSGSLALVVLLLLAGLYRGQVLISRQPRQPATVQKLSRFPLARQFSLESGSSAKSSSSLVRGVRLSSSGPPLLSGLVSLDLPLDPLWEFPRDRLVLGKPLGEGCFGQVVRAEAFGMDPTQPDQASTVAVKMLKDNASDKDLADLVSEMEVMKLIGRHKNIINLLGVCTQEGPLYVIVECAAKGNLREFLRARRPPGPDLSPDGLRSSEGPLSFPALVSCAYQVARGMQYLESRKCIHRDLAARNVLVTEDNVMKIADFGLARGVHHIDYYKKTSNGRLPVKWMAPEALFDRVYTHQSDVWSFGILLWEIFTLGGSPYPGIPVEELFSLLREGHRMDRPPNCPPELYGLMRECWHAAPSQRPTFKQLVEALDKVLLAVSEEYLDLRLTFGPYSSAGGDASSTCSSNDSVFCHDLLPLGPSSFSFPGAQT; encoded by the exons ATGGAGAAGAAACTTCATGCAGTGCCTGCCGGGAACACTGTCAAGTTCCGCTGTCCAGCTGCAGGCAACCCCATGCCCACCATCCGCTGGCTGAAGGATGGACAGGACTTCCATGGGGAGCATCGCATTGGAGGCATTCGG ctgcgCCACCAGCACTGGAGCCTGGTGATGGAAAGTGTGGTGCCCTCAGACCGTGGCACATACACTTGCCTCGTGGAGAACTCTATGGGCAGCATCCGCTACAGCTACCTACTGGATGTGCTGG AGCGGTCCCCGCACCGGCCCATCCTGCAGGCGGGGCTCCCGGCCAACACCACAGCCGTGGCGGGCAGCGATGTAGAGCTGCTGTGCAAGGTGTACAGCGACGCCCAGCCCCACATCCAGTGGCTGAAGCACATCGTCATCAATGGTAGCAGTTTTGGCGCCGACGGCTTCCCCTACGTGCAAGTCCTCAAG ACAGCAGACATCAATAGCTCAGAGGTGGAGGTCCTATACCTTCGGAACGTGTCAGCTGAGGATGCAGGCGAATACACCTGCCTGGCAGGCAACTCCATTGGCCTCTCCTACCAGTCAGCCTGGCTCACAGTGCTGCCAG AGGAGGACCTCACATGGACAGCAGCAGCATCAGAGGCCAGGTATACGGACATCATTCTGTACGTGTCAGGCTCTCTGGCTTTGGTTGTCCTCCTGCTACTAGCTGGGTTGTATCGAGGGCAGGTACTCATCAGCCGGCAGCCCAGGCAGCCCGCCACCGTGCAGAAGTTGTCCCGCTTCCCTCTGGCCCGACAG TTCTCCCTGGAATCGGGTTCTTCAGCCAAATCGAGCTCATCCTTGGTGCGGGGTGTCCGTCTCTCCTCCAGTGGCCCTCCCTTGCTCTCTGGCCTTGTGAGTCTAGACCTACCTCTCGACCCACTGTGGGAGTTCCCCCGGGACAG GCTGGTGCTCGGAAAGCCACTGGGGGAGGGCTGCTTTGGGCAGGTAGTACGTGCAGAGGCCTTTGGCATGGACCCCACCCAGCCTGACCAAGCCAGCACTGTGGCTGTCAAGATGCTCAAGG ACAATGCCTCCGACAAGGACCTGGCAGACCTGGTCTCTGAGATGGAGGTGATGAAGCTGATCGGCCGACATAAGAACATTATCAATCTGCTGGGTGTCTGTACTCAGGAAG GACCCCTGTATGTGATTGTGGAGTGTGCCGCCAAGGGAAACCTTCGGGAGTTCCTGCGGGCCCGGCGTCCCCCTGGCCCCGACCTCAGCCCTGATGGGCTGAGGAGCAGTGAGGGGCCCCTCTCCTTCCCCGCCCTGGTTTCCTGTGCCTACCAGGTGGCCCGAGGCATGCAGTATCTGGAGTCGAGGAAG tgCATCCACCGGGACCTGGCTGCCCGGAACGTACTGGTGACAGAGGACAATGTGATGAAGATTGCTGACTTTGGGCTGGCCCGTGGCGTCCACCACATTGACTACTACAAGAAAACCAGCAAT GGCCGCCTGCCTGTCAAGTGGATGGCACCCGAGGCCTTATTTGACCGAGTCTACACACACCAGAGTGACGT GTGGTCGTTTGGGATCTTGCTGTGGGAGATCTTCACCCTCGGGGGCTCCCCGTACCCTGGCATCCCTGTGGAGGAGCTGTTCTCACTGCTGCGGGAGGGGCATCGGATGGACCGGCCCCCCAACTGCCCCCCAGAGCT GTATGGGCTAATGCGGGAGTGCTGGCATGCAGCACCCTCTCAGAGGCCAACTTTCAAGCAGCTGGTAGAGGCACTGGACAAGGTCCTGCTGGCCGTCTCCGAGGAG TACCTAGACCTCCGCCTGACCTTCGGACCCTACTCTTCGGCCGGTGGGGATGCCAGCAGCACCTGCTCCTCCAACGACTCTGTCTTCTGCCATGACCTCCTGCCACTGGGGCCcagctccttctccttccctgggGCGCAGACATGA